A genomic region of Castor canadensis chromosome 16, mCasCan1.hap1v2, whole genome shotgun sequence contains the following coding sequences:
- the LOC109700288 gene encoding uncharacterized protein isoform X5: protein MLENFALVTFLGCGHKLENHEASVHSICLKGVSHLMTPEASQSLQNTHPCDICVLVLKDILYLATPPVQRLCLLGACARLHQYREHHTAEKPLKRDMHGTPFERSYEFFVPGKHFKFENLWKDFSGFFDLQPQVISYGENPNDSKFGEAFHYGKSYYKLFKFGKASIHNNMAFHNLSIYTGNNLYEHNNSQEVFPDEYSLAQHQRVHTIERPYECRECGKLFKRRADLTVHQRVHSGERPYECRYCGKSFKRGGDLTVHQRVHTGERPYECRECGKSFKQGYTLTVHQRVHTGERPYQCRDCGKSFKERSVLTVHQRVHTGERPYECRECGKTFKERSVLTVHQRVHTVERPYECRECGKSFKRACDLTVHQRVHTGERPYVCADCGKSFKRRGNLTIHHRDHTGERPYECRDCGKSFKLVRALTVHQRVHTGERPYVCTDCGQSFKRRGDLTVHQQGHSGERSYECRDFGNSFTQHTNLVSHCRIHNGEKSYECKECEEAFGINPVLFSTNKLTQRKALSVWPVWERL, encoded by the exons atgctggagaacttTGCACTTGTAACCTTCTTGG GTTGTGGGCATAAACTGGAGAATCATGAGGCCTCTGTGCACAGTATTTGTCTGAAAGGGGTGTCACACTTGATGACTCCAGAGGCAAGTCAGTCCCTCCAGAACACTCACCCCTGTGACATCTGTGTCCTAGTCTTGAAAGACATTTTGTACCTGGCTACTCCACCTGTGCAGAGACTGTGTTTGCTCGGGGCATGTGCAAGGCTTCATCAGTACCGGGAGCATCACACTGCAGAGAAACCTTTGAAGAGGGATATGCATGGGACCCCATTTGAAAGGAGCTATGAGTTTTTTGTGCCAGGGAAGCACTTCAAATTTGAAAACCTTTGGAAggatttctcaggtttttttgACTTGCAGCCACAGGTCATTTCTTATGGTGAGAATCCAAACGATTCCAAGTTTGGAGAGGCCTTTCACTATGGGAAAAGTTATTACAAATTGTTTAAATTTGGAAAAGCTTCTATCCACAACAACATGGCTTTTCATAACCTAAGCATCTACACTGGAAACAATCTTTATGAGCATAACAACAGTCAGGAAGTGTTCCCTGATGAGTACTCACTTGCTCAGCACCAGAGAGTCCACACTATAGAAAGACCTTATGAGTGCAGAGAATGTGGTAAATTATTTAAGCGAAGAGCTGACCTTACTGTACATCAGAGAGTGCACagtggagaaaggccttatgagtgtagATACTGTGGGAAATCCTTTAAGCGAGGAGGTGATCTTACAGTTCACCAAAGagtccacactggagaaaggccttatgagtgtagAGAGTGTGGGAAGTCATTTAAGCAAGGATATACCCTTACTGTACACCAGAGagtccacactggagaaaggccttatcaGTGTAGAGATTGTGGAAAATCCTTTAAAGAAAGAAGTGTTCTTACTGTACACCAGAGAGTTCACACcggagaaaggccttatgagtgtagAGAGTGTGGGAAAACCTTTAAGGAAAGAAGTGTTCTTACAGTACACCAGAGAGTTCACACTGTTGAAAGGCCCTATGAATGTAGAGAATGTGGGAAGTCCTTTAAGCGAGCATGTGACCTTACAGTGCACCAGAGAGtgcacactggagaaaggccttatgtgTGTGCAGACTGTGGCAAGTCCTTTAAGCGAAGAGGTAACCTTACAATACACCATAGAGATCACACTGGAGAAAGACCTTATGAGTGTAGAGATTGCGGAAAATCTTTTAAGCTGGTACGTGCCCTTACTGTACACCAGAGAGTCCACACAGGAGAAAGGCCTTATGTGTGTACAGATTGTGGGCAGTCCTTTAAACGACGAGGTGACCTTACAGTACACCAGCAGGGTCACAGTGGAGAAAGGTCTTATGAGTGTAGAGATTTTGGGAATTCCTTTACTCAGCACACCAACCTTGTGAGTCACTGTAGAATTCATAATGGAGAAAAGTCTTATGAATGCAAAGAATGTGAGGAAGCCTTTGGTATAAATCCAGTATTGTTCAGCACCAATAAACTCACACAGAGAAAGGCCTTATCAGTGTGGCCAGTGTGGGAGAGGCTTTAA
- the LOC109700288 gene encoding uncharacterized protein isoform X1, whose protein sequence is MKIETVGGLWAEMQSAAGTRQTIPITMEGLIDSAQACVTFEDVVIYFSQEEWEFLNAAQRLLYLHVMLENFALVTFLGCGHKLENHEASVHSICLKGVSHLMTPEASQSLQNTHPCDICVLVLKDILYLATPPVQRLCLLGACARLHQYREHHTAEKPLKRDMHGTPFERSYEFFVPGKHFKFENLWKDFSGFFDLQPQVISYGENPNDSKFGEAFHYGKSYYKLFKFGKASIHNNMAFHNLSIYTGNNLYEHNNSQEVFPDEYSLAQHQRVHTIERPYECRECGKLFKRRADLTVHQRVHSGERPYECRYCGKSFKRGGDLTVHQRVHTGERPYECRECGKSFKQGYTLTVHQRVHTGERPYQCRDCGKSFKERSVLTVHQRVHTGERPYECRECGKTFKERSVLTVHQRVHTVERPYECRECGKSFKRACDLTVHQRVHTGERPYVCADCGKSFKRRGNLTIHHRDHTGERPYECRDCGKSFKLVRALTVHQRVHTGERPYVCTDCGQSFKRRGDLTVHQQGHSGERSYECRDFGNSFTQHTNLVSHCRIHNGEKSYECKECEEAFGINPVLFSTNKLTQRKALSVWPVWERL, encoded by the exons atgaaaattgaGACTGTGGGTGGATTGTGGGCTGAAATGCAATCAGCAGCTGGCACAAGGCAAACA ATTCCCATCACTATGGAAGGGCTGATAGACAGTGCACAG GCCTGtgtgacctttgaggatgtggtCATTTACTTCTCCCAGGAGGAATGGGAGTTCCTTAATGCAGCTCAGAGGCTCCTGTACCTCCatgtgatgctggagaacttTGCACTTGTAACCTTCTTGG GTTGTGGGCATAAACTGGAGAATCATGAGGCCTCTGTGCACAGTATTTGTCTGAAAGGGGTGTCACACTTGATGACTCCAGAGGCAAGTCAGTCCCTCCAGAACACTCACCCCTGTGACATCTGTGTCCTAGTCTTGAAAGACATTTTGTACCTGGCTACTCCACCTGTGCAGAGACTGTGTTTGCTCGGGGCATGTGCAAGGCTTCATCAGTACCGGGAGCATCACACTGCAGAGAAACCTTTGAAGAGGGATATGCATGGGACCCCATTTGAAAGGAGCTATGAGTTTTTTGTGCCAGGGAAGCACTTCAAATTTGAAAACCTTTGGAAggatttctcaggtttttttgACTTGCAGCCACAGGTCATTTCTTATGGTGAGAATCCAAACGATTCCAAGTTTGGAGAGGCCTTTCACTATGGGAAAAGTTATTACAAATTGTTTAAATTTGGAAAAGCTTCTATCCACAACAACATGGCTTTTCATAACCTAAGCATCTACACTGGAAACAATCTTTATGAGCATAACAACAGTCAGGAAGTGTTCCCTGATGAGTACTCACTTGCTCAGCACCAGAGAGTCCACACTATAGAAAGACCTTATGAGTGCAGAGAATGTGGTAAATTATTTAAGCGAAGAGCTGACCTTACTGTACATCAGAGAGTGCACagtggagaaaggccttatgagtgtagATACTGTGGGAAATCCTTTAAGCGAGGAGGTGATCTTACAGTTCACCAAAGagtccacactggagaaaggccttatgagtgtagAGAGTGTGGGAAGTCATTTAAGCAAGGATATACCCTTACTGTACACCAGAGagtccacactggagaaaggccttatcaGTGTAGAGATTGTGGAAAATCCTTTAAAGAAAGAAGTGTTCTTACTGTACACCAGAGAGTTCACACcggagaaaggccttatgagtgtagAGAGTGTGGGAAAACCTTTAAGGAAAGAAGTGTTCTTACAGTACACCAGAGAGTTCACACTGTTGAAAGGCCCTATGAATGTAGAGAATGTGGGAAGTCCTTTAAGCGAGCATGTGACCTTACAGTGCACCAGAGAGtgcacactggagaaaggccttatgtgTGTGCAGACTGTGGCAAGTCCTTTAAGCGAAGAGGTAACCTTACAATACACCATAGAGATCACACTGGAGAAAGACCTTATGAGTGTAGAGATTGCGGAAAATCTTTTAAGCTGGTACGTGCCCTTACTGTACACCAGAGAGTCCACACAGGAGAAAGGCCTTATGTGTGTACAGATTGTGGGCAGTCCTTTAAACGACGAGGTGACCTTACAGTACACCAGCAGGGTCACAGTGGAGAAAGGTCTTATGAGTGTAGAGATTTTGGGAATTCCTTTACTCAGCACACCAACCTTGTGAGTCACTGTAGAATTCATAATGGAGAAAAGTCTTATGAATGCAAAGAATGTGAGGAAGCCTTTGGTATAAATCCAGTATTGTTCAGCACCAATAAACTCACACAGAGAAAGGCCTTATCAGTGTGGCCAGTGTGGGAGAGGCTTTAA
- the LOC109700288 gene encoding uncharacterized protein isoform X2, protein MAVAALRDQVQIPITMEGLIDSAQACVTFEDVVIYFSQEEWEFLNAAQRLLYLHVMLENFALVTFLGCGHKLENHEASVHSICLKGVSHLMTPEASQSLQNTHPCDICVLVLKDILYLATPPVQRLCLLGACARLHQYREHHTAEKPLKRDMHGTPFERSYEFFVPGKHFKFENLWKDFSGFFDLQPQVISYGENPNDSKFGEAFHYGKSYYKLFKFGKASIHNNMAFHNLSIYTGNNLYEHNNSQEVFPDEYSLAQHQRVHTIERPYECRECGKLFKRRADLTVHQRVHSGERPYECRYCGKSFKRGGDLTVHQRVHTGERPYECRECGKSFKQGYTLTVHQRVHTGERPYQCRDCGKSFKERSVLTVHQRVHTGERPYECRECGKTFKERSVLTVHQRVHTVERPYECRECGKSFKRACDLTVHQRVHTGERPYVCADCGKSFKRRGNLTIHHRDHTGERPYECRDCGKSFKLVRALTVHQRVHTGERPYVCTDCGQSFKRRGDLTVHQQGHSGERSYECRDFGNSFTQHTNLVSHCRIHNGEKSYECKECEEAFGINPVLFSTNKLTQRKALSVWPVWERL, encoded by the exons ATGGCGGTCGCGGCACTGAGAGATCAGGTTCAG ATTCCCATCACTATGGAAGGGCTGATAGACAGTGCACAG GCCTGtgtgacctttgaggatgtggtCATTTACTTCTCCCAGGAGGAATGGGAGTTCCTTAATGCAGCTCAGAGGCTCCTGTACCTCCatgtgatgctggagaacttTGCACTTGTAACCTTCTTGG GTTGTGGGCATAAACTGGAGAATCATGAGGCCTCTGTGCACAGTATTTGTCTGAAAGGGGTGTCACACTTGATGACTCCAGAGGCAAGTCAGTCCCTCCAGAACACTCACCCCTGTGACATCTGTGTCCTAGTCTTGAAAGACATTTTGTACCTGGCTACTCCACCTGTGCAGAGACTGTGTTTGCTCGGGGCATGTGCAAGGCTTCATCAGTACCGGGAGCATCACACTGCAGAGAAACCTTTGAAGAGGGATATGCATGGGACCCCATTTGAAAGGAGCTATGAGTTTTTTGTGCCAGGGAAGCACTTCAAATTTGAAAACCTTTGGAAggatttctcaggtttttttgACTTGCAGCCACAGGTCATTTCTTATGGTGAGAATCCAAACGATTCCAAGTTTGGAGAGGCCTTTCACTATGGGAAAAGTTATTACAAATTGTTTAAATTTGGAAAAGCTTCTATCCACAACAACATGGCTTTTCATAACCTAAGCATCTACACTGGAAACAATCTTTATGAGCATAACAACAGTCAGGAAGTGTTCCCTGATGAGTACTCACTTGCTCAGCACCAGAGAGTCCACACTATAGAAAGACCTTATGAGTGCAGAGAATGTGGTAAATTATTTAAGCGAAGAGCTGACCTTACTGTACATCAGAGAGTGCACagtggagaaaggccttatgagtgtagATACTGTGGGAAATCCTTTAAGCGAGGAGGTGATCTTACAGTTCACCAAAGagtccacactggagaaaggccttatgagtgtagAGAGTGTGGGAAGTCATTTAAGCAAGGATATACCCTTACTGTACACCAGAGagtccacactggagaaaggccttatcaGTGTAGAGATTGTGGAAAATCCTTTAAAGAAAGAAGTGTTCTTACTGTACACCAGAGAGTTCACACcggagaaaggccttatgagtgtagAGAGTGTGGGAAAACCTTTAAGGAAAGAAGTGTTCTTACAGTACACCAGAGAGTTCACACTGTTGAAAGGCCCTATGAATGTAGAGAATGTGGGAAGTCCTTTAAGCGAGCATGTGACCTTACAGTGCACCAGAGAGtgcacactggagaaaggccttatgtgTGTGCAGACTGTGGCAAGTCCTTTAAGCGAAGAGGTAACCTTACAATACACCATAGAGATCACACTGGAGAAAGACCTTATGAGTGTAGAGATTGCGGAAAATCTTTTAAGCTGGTACGTGCCCTTACTGTACACCAGAGAGTCCACACAGGAGAAAGGCCTTATGTGTGTACAGATTGTGGGCAGTCCTTTAAACGACGAGGTGACCTTACAGTACACCAGCAGGGTCACAGTGGAGAAAGGTCTTATGAGTGTAGAGATTTTGGGAATTCCTTTACTCAGCACACCAACCTTGTGAGTCACTGTAGAATTCATAATGGAGAAAAGTCTTATGAATGCAAAGAATGTGAGGAAGCCTTTGGTATAAATCCAGTATTGTTCAGCACCAATAAACTCACACAGAGAAAGGCCTTATCAGTGTGGCCAGTGTGGGAGAGGCTTTAA
- the LOC109700288 gene encoding uncharacterized protein isoform X3 — translation MKIETVGGLWAEMQSAAGTRQTACVTFEDVVIYFSQEEWEFLNAAQRLLYLHVMLENFALVTFLGCGHKLENHEASVHSICLKGVSHLMTPEASQSLQNTHPCDICVLVLKDILYLATPPVQRLCLLGACARLHQYREHHTAEKPLKRDMHGTPFERSYEFFVPGKHFKFENLWKDFSGFFDLQPQVISYGENPNDSKFGEAFHYGKSYYKLFKFGKASIHNNMAFHNLSIYTGNNLYEHNNSQEVFPDEYSLAQHQRVHTIERPYECRECGKLFKRRADLTVHQRVHSGERPYECRYCGKSFKRGGDLTVHQRVHTGERPYECRECGKSFKQGYTLTVHQRVHTGERPYQCRDCGKSFKERSVLTVHQRVHTGERPYECRECGKTFKERSVLTVHQRVHTVERPYECRECGKSFKRACDLTVHQRVHTGERPYVCADCGKSFKRRGNLTIHHRDHTGERPYECRDCGKSFKLVRALTVHQRVHTGERPYVCTDCGQSFKRRGDLTVHQQGHSGERSYECRDFGNSFTQHTNLVSHCRIHNGEKSYECKECEEAFGINPVLFSTNKLTQRKALSVWPVWERL, via the exons atgaaaattgaGACTGTGGGTGGATTGTGGGCTGAAATGCAATCAGCAGCTGGCACAAGGCAAACA GCCTGtgtgacctttgaggatgtggtCATTTACTTCTCCCAGGAGGAATGGGAGTTCCTTAATGCAGCTCAGAGGCTCCTGTACCTCCatgtgatgctggagaacttTGCACTTGTAACCTTCTTGG GTTGTGGGCATAAACTGGAGAATCATGAGGCCTCTGTGCACAGTATTTGTCTGAAAGGGGTGTCACACTTGATGACTCCAGAGGCAAGTCAGTCCCTCCAGAACACTCACCCCTGTGACATCTGTGTCCTAGTCTTGAAAGACATTTTGTACCTGGCTACTCCACCTGTGCAGAGACTGTGTTTGCTCGGGGCATGTGCAAGGCTTCATCAGTACCGGGAGCATCACACTGCAGAGAAACCTTTGAAGAGGGATATGCATGGGACCCCATTTGAAAGGAGCTATGAGTTTTTTGTGCCAGGGAAGCACTTCAAATTTGAAAACCTTTGGAAggatttctcaggtttttttgACTTGCAGCCACAGGTCATTTCTTATGGTGAGAATCCAAACGATTCCAAGTTTGGAGAGGCCTTTCACTATGGGAAAAGTTATTACAAATTGTTTAAATTTGGAAAAGCTTCTATCCACAACAACATGGCTTTTCATAACCTAAGCATCTACACTGGAAACAATCTTTATGAGCATAACAACAGTCAGGAAGTGTTCCCTGATGAGTACTCACTTGCTCAGCACCAGAGAGTCCACACTATAGAAAGACCTTATGAGTGCAGAGAATGTGGTAAATTATTTAAGCGAAGAGCTGACCTTACTGTACATCAGAGAGTGCACagtggagaaaggccttatgagtgtagATACTGTGGGAAATCCTTTAAGCGAGGAGGTGATCTTACAGTTCACCAAAGagtccacactggagaaaggccttatgagtgtagAGAGTGTGGGAAGTCATTTAAGCAAGGATATACCCTTACTGTACACCAGAGagtccacactggagaaaggccttatcaGTGTAGAGATTGTGGAAAATCCTTTAAAGAAAGAAGTGTTCTTACTGTACACCAGAGAGTTCACACcggagaaaggccttatgagtgtagAGAGTGTGGGAAAACCTTTAAGGAAAGAAGTGTTCTTACAGTACACCAGAGAGTTCACACTGTTGAAAGGCCCTATGAATGTAGAGAATGTGGGAAGTCCTTTAAGCGAGCATGTGACCTTACAGTGCACCAGAGAGtgcacactggagaaaggccttatgtgTGTGCAGACTGTGGCAAGTCCTTTAAGCGAAGAGGTAACCTTACAATACACCATAGAGATCACACTGGAGAAAGACCTTATGAGTGTAGAGATTGCGGAAAATCTTTTAAGCTGGTACGTGCCCTTACTGTACACCAGAGAGTCCACACAGGAGAAAGGCCTTATGTGTGTACAGATTGTGGGCAGTCCTTTAAACGACGAGGTGACCTTACAGTACACCAGCAGGGTCACAGTGGAGAAAGGTCTTATGAGTGTAGAGATTTTGGGAATTCCTTTACTCAGCACACCAACCTTGTGAGTCACTGTAGAATTCATAATGGAGAAAAGTCTTATGAATGCAAAGAATGTGAGGAAGCCTTTGGTATAAATCCAGTATTGTTCAGCACCAATAAACTCACACAGAGAAAGGCCTTATCAGTGTGGCCAGTGTGGGAGAGGCTTTAA
- the LOC109700288 gene encoding uncharacterized protein isoform X6, translating into MSGCGHKLENHEASVHSICLKGVSHLMTPEASQSLQNTHPCDICVLVLKDILYLATPPVQRLCLLGACARLHQYREHHTAEKPLKRDMHGTPFERSYEFFVPGKHFKFENLWKDFSGFFDLQPQVISYGENPNDSKFGEAFHYGKSYYKLFKFGKASIHNNMAFHNLSIYTGNNLYEHNNSQEVFPDEYSLAQHQRVHTIERPYECRECGKLFKRRADLTVHQRVHSGERPYECRYCGKSFKRGGDLTVHQRVHTGERPYECRECGKSFKQGYTLTVHQRVHTGERPYQCRDCGKSFKERSVLTVHQRVHTGERPYECRECGKTFKERSVLTVHQRVHTVERPYECRECGKSFKRACDLTVHQRVHTGERPYVCADCGKSFKRRGNLTIHHRDHTGERPYECRDCGKSFKLVRALTVHQRVHTGERPYVCTDCGQSFKRRGDLTVHQQGHSGERSYECRDFGNSFTQHTNLVSHCRIHNGEKSYECKECEEAFGINPVLFSTNKLTQRKALSVWPVWERL; encoded by the exons ATGTCTG GTTGTGGGCATAAACTGGAGAATCATGAGGCCTCTGTGCACAGTATTTGTCTGAAAGGGGTGTCACACTTGATGACTCCAGAGGCAAGTCAGTCCCTCCAGAACACTCACCCCTGTGACATCTGTGTCCTAGTCTTGAAAGACATTTTGTACCTGGCTACTCCACCTGTGCAGAGACTGTGTTTGCTCGGGGCATGTGCAAGGCTTCATCAGTACCGGGAGCATCACACTGCAGAGAAACCTTTGAAGAGGGATATGCATGGGACCCCATTTGAAAGGAGCTATGAGTTTTTTGTGCCAGGGAAGCACTTCAAATTTGAAAACCTTTGGAAggatttctcaggtttttttgACTTGCAGCCACAGGTCATTTCTTATGGTGAGAATCCAAACGATTCCAAGTTTGGAGAGGCCTTTCACTATGGGAAAAGTTATTACAAATTGTTTAAATTTGGAAAAGCTTCTATCCACAACAACATGGCTTTTCATAACCTAAGCATCTACACTGGAAACAATCTTTATGAGCATAACAACAGTCAGGAAGTGTTCCCTGATGAGTACTCACTTGCTCAGCACCAGAGAGTCCACACTATAGAAAGACCTTATGAGTGCAGAGAATGTGGTAAATTATTTAAGCGAAGAGCTGACCTTACTGTACATCAGAGAGTGCACagtggagaaaggccttatgagtgtagATACTGTGGGAAATCCTTTAAGCGAGGAGGTGATCTTACAGTTCACCAAAGagtccacactggagaaaggccttatgagtgtagAGAGTGTGGGAAGTCATTTAAGCAAGGATATACCCTTACTGTACACCAGAGagtccacactggagaaaggccttatcaGTGTAGAGATTGTGGAAAATCCTTTAAAGAAAGAAGTGTTCTTACTGTACACCAGAGAGTTCACACcggagaaaggccttatgagtgtagAGAGTGTGGGAAAACCTTTAAGGAAAGAAGTGTTCTTACAGTACACCAGAGAGTTCACACTGTTGAAAGGCCCTATGAATGTAGAGAATGTGGGAAGTCCTTTAAGCGAGCATGTGACCTTACAGTGCACCAGAGAGtgcacactggagaaaggccttatgtgTGTGCAGACTGTGGCAAGTCCTTTAAGCGAAGAGGTAACCTTACAATACACCATAGAGATCACACTGGAGAAAGACCTTATGAGTGTAGAGATTGCGGAAAATCTTTTAAGCTGGTACGTGCCCTTACTGTACACCAGAGAGTCCACACAGGAGAAAGGCCTTATGTGTGTACAGATTGTGGGCAGTCCTTTAAACGACGAGGTGACCTTACAGTACACCAGCAGGGTCACAGTGGAGAAAGGTCTTATGAGTGTAGAGATTTTGGGAATTCCTTTACTCAGCACACCAACCTTGTGAGTCACTGTAGAATTCATAATGGAGAAAAGTCTTATGAATGCAAAGAATGTGAGGAAGCCTTTGGTATAAATCCAGTATTGTTCAGCACCAATAAACTCACACAGAGAAAGGCCTTATCAGTGTGGCCAGTGTGGGAGAGGCTTTAA
- the LOC109700288 gene encoding uncharacterized protein isoform X4, protein MEGLIDSAQACVTFEDVVIYFSQEEWEFLNAAQRLLYLHVMLENFALVTFLGCGHKLENHEASVHSICLKGVSHLMTPEASQSLQNTHPCDICVLVLKDILYLATPPVQRLCLLGACARLHQYREHHTAEKPLKRDMHGTPFERSYEFFVPGKHFKFENLWKDFSGFFDLQPQVISYGENPNDSKFGEAFHYGKSYYKLFKFGKASIHNNMAFHNLSIYTGNNLYEHNNSQEVFPDEYSLAQHQRVHTIERPYECRECGKLFKRRADLTVHQRVHSGERPYECRYCGKSFKRGGDLTVHQRVHTGERPYECRECGKSFKQGYTLTVHQRVHTGERPYQCRDCGKSFKERSVLTVHQRVHTGERPYECRECGKTFKERSVLTVHQRVHTVERPYECRECGKSFKRACDLTVHQRVHTGERPYVCADCGKSFKRRGNLTIHHRDHTGERPYECRDCGKSFKLVRALTVHQRVHTGERPYVCTDCGQSFKRRGDLTVHQQGHSGERSYECRDFGNSFTQHTNLVSHCRIHNGEKSYECKECEEAFGINPVLFSTNKLTQRKALSVWPVWERL, encoded by the exons ATGGAAGGGCTGATAGACAGTGCACAG GCCTGtgtgacctttgaggatgtggtCATTTACTTCTCCCAGGAGGAATGGGAGTTCCTTAATGCAGCTCAGAGGCTCCTGTACCTCCatgtgatgctggagaacttTGCACTTGTAACCTTCTTGG GTTGTGGGCATAAACTGGAGAATCATGAGGCCTCTGTGCACAGTATTTGTCTGAAAGGGGTGTCACACTTGATGACTCCAGAGGCAAGTCAGTCCCTCCAGAACACTCACCCCTGTGACATCTGTGTCCTAGTCTTGAAAGACATTTTGTACCTGGCTACTCCACCTGTGCAGAGACTGTGTTTGCTCGGGGCATGTGCAAGGCTTCATCAGTACCGGGAGCATCACACTGCAGAGAAACCTTTGAAGAGGGATATGCATGGGACCCCATTTGAAAGGAGCTATGAGTTTTTTGTGCCAGGGAAGCACTTCAAATTTGAAAACCTTTGGAAggatttctcaggtttttttgACTTGCAGCCACAGGTCATTTCTTATGGTGAGAATCCAAACGATTCCAAGTTTGGAGAGGCCTTTCACTATGGGAAAAGTTATTACAAATTGTTTAAATTTGGAAAAGCTTCTATCCACAACAACATGGCTTTTCATAACCTAAGCATCTACACTGGAAACAATCTTTATGAGCATAACAACAGTCAGGAAGTGTTCCCTGATGAGTACTCACTTGCTCAGCACCAGAGAGTCCACACTATAGAAAGACCTTATGAGTGCAGAGAATGTGGTAAATTATTTAAGCGAAGAGCTGACCTTACTGTACATCAGAGAGTGCACagtggagaaaggccttatgagtgtagATACTGTGGGAAATCCTTTAAGCGAGGAGGTGATCTTACAGTTCACCAAAGagtccacactggagaaaggccttatgagtgtagAGAGTGTGGGAAGTCATTTAAGCAAGGATATACCCTTACTGTACACCAGAGagtccacactggagaaaggccttatcaGTGTAGAGATTGTGGAAAATCCTTTAAAGAAAGAAGTGTTCTTACTGTACACCAGAGAGTTCACACcggagaaaggccttatgagtgtagAGAGTGTGGGAAAACCTTTAAGGAAAGAAGTGTTCTTACAGTACACCAGAGAGTTCACACTGTTGAAAGGCCCTATGAATGTAGAGAATGTGGGAAGTCCTTTAAGCGAGCATGTGACCTTACAGTGCACCAGAGAGtgcacactggagaaaggccttatgtgTGTGCAGACTGTGGCAAGTCCTTTAAGCGAAGAGGTAACCTTACAATACACCATAGAGATCACACTGGAGAAAGACCTTATGAGTGTAGAGATTGCGGAAAATCTTTTAAGCTGGTACGTGCCCTTACTGTACACCAGAGAGTCCACACAGGAGAAAGGCCTTATGTGTGTACAGATTGTGGGCAGTCCTTTAAACGACGAGGTGACCTTACAGTACACCAGCAGGGTCACAGTGGAGAAAGGTCTTATGAGTGTAGAGATTTTGGGAATTCCTTTACTCAGCACACCAACCTTGTGAGTCACTGTAGAATTCATAATGGAGAAAAGTCTTATGAATGCAAAGAATGTGAGGAAGCCTTTGGTATAAATCCAGTATTGTTCAGCACCAATAAACTCACACAGAGAAAGGCCTTATCAGTGTGGCCAGTGTGGGAGAGGCTTTAA